In Raphanus sativus cultivar WK10039 chromosome 5, ASM80110v3, whole genome shotgun sequence, the following proteins share a genomic window:
- the LOC108859985 gene encoding flavonol 3-O-glucosyltransferase UGT71C4 codes for MVKETELIFIPVPSTGHLLVNIEFAKRLISFDNRINTITILQLHSPTSPNASVFARSLVASQPQIRLHDLPLLDDPPPLDLYYRAPEAFIVQLVKRTTPLIKEAVSSIVDSRTNSRVAGLVLDFFCNTLIKDVGDELNLPSYIFLTCNARYLGMMKYLPDRHRRVGSKLDWSSGDEELAIPGFVHPVPAKFLPSGLFNEEAYYEAYVELSPSFGKAKGILVNSVAEIEPYTFGYFSRQENYPTVYPVGPILSLEDRASPKEEEEAGDRDGIVRWLEDQPECSVVFLCFGSNGSVDELQAKEIAQALEVVGCRFLWSIRTSVVGTKPTDVLPEGFMGRMAGRGLVCGWAPQVEVLEHQAIGGFVSHCGWNSTLESLWFGVPVATWPMYAEQQLNAFTLVKELGLAVDLRMDYVSGRGGLVTCDEIARAIRSLMNDGEGRRVKVKEMSDAARKAVMDGGSSSLATARFIDELVEDGSC; via the coding sequence ATGGTGAAAGAAACAGAGCTTATCTTCATCCCAGTTCCTTCCACAGGCCACCTTCTCGTCAACATCGAGTTCGCCAAGCGTCTCATCAGTTTCGACAATCGGATCAACACCATCACCATCCTCCAATTACACTCACCGACCAGCCCGAACGCGTCAGTTTTCGCCAGATCTCTCGTAGCTTCACAGCCCCAGATCCGCCTCCACGACCTCCCCCTTCTCGACGATCCTCCCCCGTTGGATCTCTACTACAGAGCTCCCGAAGCCTTCATAGTCCAGCTCGTCAAGAGAACCACTCCTCTGATCAAAGAAGCCGTCTCCAGCATCGTCGATTCGCGTACTAACTCTCGTGTAGCTGGTTTggttcttgatttcttctgcAACACGTTGATTAAAGATGTAGGCGACGAGCTTAACCTCCCTTCTTACATATTCCTAACGTGCAACGCTAGATACTTGGGTATGATGAAATATCTCCCGGATCGGCATCGGAGAGTCGGGTCGAAGCTCGATTGGAGCTCCGGAGATGAGGAGTTAGCGATTCCTGGATTCGTTCACCCTGTTCCGGCGAAGTTTCTGCCGTCGGGTTTGTTCAATGAAGAAGCTTATTACGAGGCTTACGTTGAGCTATCGCCGAGTTTCGGTAAAGcgaagggtattttggtaaattCGGTAGCGGAGATTGAGCCGTATACGTTCGGGTATTTCTCTCGGCAGGAGAATTATCCTACGGTGTACCCGGTCGGACCGATTCTCAGCTTGGAGGATCGAGCGAGTCctaaggaagaggaggaggctGGGGATCGAGATGGGATCGTGAGATGGCTTGAGGATCAGCCGGAGTGTTCGGTGGTGTTCCTCTGTTTTGGGAGCAATGGAAGCGTTGATGAGTTGCAAGCGAAGGAGATAGCTCAAGCGCTTGAAGTTGTCGGGTGTAGATTTCTATGGTCAATCCGGACAAGTGTCGTAGGGACTAAACCGACCGATGTGTTGCCGGAGGGTTTCATGGGCCGTATGGCGGGTAGGGGATTGGTTTGTGGTTGGGCCCCGCAAGTGGAAGTGCTGGAACATCAGGCGATTGGAGGGTTCGTGTCTCACTGTGGTTGGAACTCCACGCTTGAGAGCTTGTGGTTCGGTGTTCCCGTCGCCACGTGGCCCATGTACGCTGAGCAACAGCTGAACGCGTTCACGTTGGTGAAGGAGTTGGGGTTAGCTGTGGATCTACGGATGGATTACGTGTCTGGTCGTGGAGGTTTAGTGACTTGTGACGAGATAGCAAGAGCCATCAGGTCTTTGATGAACGATGGGGAAGGGAGGAGGGTTAAGGTGAAGGAGATGTCTGATGCGGCGAGGAAGGCTGTGATGGATGGAGGATCGTCTTCTTTGGCGACGGCTCGATTCATTGATGAGTTGGTGGAAGATGGTTCATGCTAG